One window of the Methanomassiliicoccaceae archaeon DOK genome contains the following:
- a CDS encoding RNA-binding protein, with protein sequence MSSELVFPGDEVAIEEEYMGGEGTFSDDGTVYASQVGVVEFDDEECIVKVVSPNPPNVLKEGDIVYAVVADIRNTMATADVVAKDGVDRTLGGETYATIHVSKISPKYTDDVSKELRKGDMIRARVTGIKPSLQLTTKDDHLGCIRALCSKCKTEMVKKGTGLYCPECKYSMPRKLADDYGDVKL encoded by the coding sequence ATGAGTTCAGAACTGGTTTTTCCCGGAGACGAGGTTGCGATCGAGGAGGAGTACATGGGAGGAGAGGGCACGTTCTCCGATGACGGGACGGTCTACGCATCCCAGGTCGGTGTCGTCGAGTTCGACGACGAGGAGTGCATCGTGAAGGTCGTCTCCCCCAACCCCCCGAACGTGCTGAAGGAGGGCGACATAGTCTATGCGGTGGTCGCCGACATCAGGAACACCATGGCCACCGCGGACGTCGTGGCCAAGGACGGCGTCGACAGGACCCTCGGCGGAGAGACCTACGCCACCATCCACGTCTCCAAGATTTCCCCCAAGTACACCGACGATGTCTCCAAGGAGCTCAGGAAGGGGGACATGATCAGGGCAAGGGTCACCGGCATCAAGCCGTCCCTGCAGCTCACCACCAAGGACGACCACCTCGGATGCATCAGGGCGCTCTGCTCCAAGTGCAAGACCGAGATGGTCAAGAAGGGCACCGGGCTCTACTGCCCCGAGTGCAAGTACAGCATGCCCAGGAAGCTGGCCGACGATTACGGTGACGTGAAGCTCTGA
- a CDS encoding methyltransferase, with protein sequence MRKRDLEIRLQSVRNFEDPDPSLEQYMTPATIAADILYTAYGNGDIEGLKVVDLGCGTGMFSIGAWMLGAGMVVGYDVSESALRVARINAESSGADVEFRLSDIRDVKEGADTVFMNPPFGCQNRNADRAFLDKAMECSECVYSIHMAETLEFVEGFCRDRGRTVTWRKTYKYEIPHTFSFHKKAKMSVDVAVVNIR encoded by the coding sequence ATGAGGAAGAGGGACCTCGAGATCAGGCTGCAGTCCGTCCGCAACTTCGAAGATCCGGACCCGTCGCTGGAGCAGTACATGACACCGGCGACCATCGCGGCGGACATCCTGTACACGGCGTACGGCAACGGGGACATAGAGGGCCTGAAGGTCGTGGACCTCGGATGCGGAACGGGAATGTTCTCCATCGGCGCGTGGATGCTCGGGGCCGGTATGGTCGTGGGATACGACGTCTCCGAATCCGCTCTGCGGGTAGCCAGGATCAATGCCGAATCGTCGGGCGCGGACGTGGAGTTCCGCCTGTCCGACATCAGGGACGTCAAGGAGGGCGCGGACACTGTCTTCATGAACCCCCCGTTCGGATGCCAGAACCGCAACGCCGACCGCGCGTTCCTGGATAAGGCGATGGAGTGCTCCGAGTGCGTCTATTCCATACACATGGCCGAGACGCTGGAGTTCGTCGAGGGCTTCTGCAGGGACCGCGGACGCACGGTGACGTGGCGTAAAACCTATAAGTACGAAATCCCGCATACGTTTTCATTCCATAAGAAGGCGAAAATGAGCGTTGACGTCGCGGTCGTCAACATAAGGTGA